A window from Cellulomonas sp. C5510 encodes these proteins:
- the ptsP gene encoding phosphoenolpyruvate--protein phosphotransferase, with translation MTVALQGVGVSPGTGAGTVQTMPAPVAEPPAADLSPAADVEAACAAVESAAAGVQADLADAAGHASGTAAEVLTVAAAMAADPALATDAVRRVRELRRTPERAVWEAAAVVIDQLAGLGGYMAERTRDVADVRDRVVARLTGVRPPGVPAPGHPFVLVAHDLAPADTATLDPEQVVAIVTAGGGPTSHTAILARSLGIPAVVAVPGASALQDGETVAVDGSAGTVLRDPGPDDLAAADRARARRDRAFSGTGRTADGHRVQLLANVADPSGAVSAAEAGAEGVGLFRTEFCFLGRADEPPVAEQVRAYRAVLAAFAGKKVVVRTLDAGADKPLPFVTADGEPNPALGVRGLRTAARHPEVLDRQLAAIAEAAHAEHAEVWVMAPMVATPDEAEAFVARCEAHGLRQAGVMVEVPAAALCAGPVLEHARFASLGTNDLTQYAMAADRELADLAALSTPWQPAVLALVQATCRGAAAHDRPVGVCGEAAADPALAPVLVGLGATSLSMTPRALADVAAVLERVTLEDCRRVAALAVAARTAGEGRAAVREALPVLTGLGL, from the coding sequence CGCCGCCGACCTCTCCCCCGCGGCGGACGTCGAGGCGGCCTGCGCGGCGGTCGAGTCCGCCGCGGCGGGCGTCCAGGCGGACCTCGCGGACGCCGCCGGGCACGCCTCGGGCACCGCCGCCGAGGTGCTGACCGTCGCCGCCGCGATGGCCGCGGACCCGGCGCTCGCGACCGACGCGGTCCGACGCGTCCGGGAGCTGCGCCGCACCCCGGAGCGGGCGGTGTGGGAGGCCGCCGCCGTGGTCATCGACCAGCTCGCCGGACTCGGCGGGTACATGGCCGAGCGCACCCGGGACGTCGCGGACGTCCGCGACCGGGTCGTCGCGCGCCTCACGGGCGTCCGGCCGCCGGGCGTGCCCGCGCCCGGGCACCCGTTCGTGCTCGTGGCGCACGACCTCGCCCCGGCCGACACCGCCACGCTCGACCCGGAGCAGGTCGTCGCGATCGTGACCGCGGGCGGAGGGCCGACCTCCCACACCGCGATCCTCGCGCGCTCGCTCGGCATCCCCGCCGTCGTCGCCGTGCCGGGAGCCAGCGCGCTCCAGGACGGGGAGACGGTCGCGGTGGACGGCTCGGCCGGCACGGTGCTGCGCGACCCCGGTCCCGACGACCTCGCCGCCGCCGACCGGGCCCGCGCGCGCCGCGACCGCGCGTTCTCCGGCACCGGGCGCACGGCCGACGGGCACCGCGTGCAGCTGCTCGCCAACGTCGCCGACCCCTCCGGGGCGGTGTCGGCGGCGGAGGCCGGCGCGGAGGGCGTCGGGCTGTTCCGCACGGAGTTCTGCTTCCTGGGCCGCGCCGACGAGCCTCCGGTCGCCGAGCAGGTCCGGGCCTACCGAGCCGTCCTCGCGGCGTTCGCCGGCAAGAAGGTCGTGGTCCGGACCCTCGACGCGGGCGCGGACAAGCCGCTGCCGTTCGTCACCGCCGACGGTGAGCCGAACCCGGCCCTCGGCGTGCGCGGCCTGCGCACGGCAGCCCGCCACCCCGAGGTGCTGGACCGGCAGCTCGCCGCGATCGCCGAGGCGGCGCACGCCGAGCACGCCGAGGTCTGGGTGATGGCCCCGATGGTCGCGACCCCCGACGAGGCCGAGGCGTTCGTCGCCCGGTGCGAGGCCCACGGGCTGCGGCAGGCGGGCGTGATGGTCGAGGTGCCGGCGGCCGCGCTGTGCGCCGGCCCGGTCCTGGAGCACGCCCGGTTCGCGAGCCTCGGCACCAACGACCTCACGCAGTACGCGATGGCCGCCGACCGGGAGCTCGCGGACCTCGCGGCGCTGTCGACGCCCTGGCAGCCCGCCGTCCTGGCGCTCGTCCAGGCGACCTGCCGGGGCGCTGCCGCGCACGACCGGCCCGTGGGCGTGTGCGGCGAGGCCGCGGCGGACCCGGCGCTCGCGCCGGTGCTGGTGGGGCTCGGCGCGACGTCGCTGTCCATGACGCCGCGGGCGCTCGCGGACGTGGCCGCCGTGCTCGAGCGCGTCACCCTGGAGGACTGCCGGCGGGTCGCGGCGCTGGCCGTCGCCGCACGCACGGCCGGTGAGGGCCGGGCAGCGGTCCGGGAGGCGCTGCCGGTGCTCACCGGGCTGGGGCTGTAG